From Mycolicibacterium nivoides, a single genomic window includes:
- a CDS encoding guanylate cyclase, with amino-acid sequence MSLTKALEETRTGDIWLFRGGSGPDRAIQTLTNSPVNHVGMTVAIDDLPPLIWHAELGDKLLDMWTGTNHRGVQLNDARQVVERWAHSYGQRCWLRQLTPFASREQEDQLLKVIARMNGTAFPTTARLTGRWLRGRVPIISDFTRGIPFVHSKVRESAARKKERYRQVGLETAYCAETVAITYEEMGLLTTEKHYNWFDPGSFWSGDELPLTAGYGLGDEISVIVD; translated from the coding sequence GTGTCGTTGACCAAGGCGCTGGAGGAGACCCGGACCGGTGACATCTGGCTGTTTCGCGGTGGCTCCGGGCCGGACCGGGCCATCCAGACCCTGACCAACAGCCCGGTCAACCACGTCGGTATGACGGTGGCGATCGACGACCTGCCGCCGCTGATCTGGCACGCCGAGCTCGGCGACAAGCTGCTCGACATGTGGACCGGCACCAACCACCGCGGGGTGCAACTCAACGACGCGCGCCAGGTCGTCGAACGCTGGGCACACAGCTACGGGCAACGCTGCTGGTTGCGTCAGCTCACCCCGTTCGCGTCTCGCGAGCAGGAGGATCAGCTCCTCAAGGTGATCGCCCGGATGAACGGCACGGCCTTCCCCACCACCGCGCGACTGACCGGACGTTGGCTGCGCGGACGAGTACCGATCATCAGCGATTTCACCCGCGGAATTCCCTTTGTCCACAGCAAGGTTCGCGAATCCGCCGCACGCAAGAAGGAGCGTTACCGGCAGGTCGGGCTGGAGACCGCGTACTGCGCCGAGACGGTGGCCATCACCTACGAGGAGATGGGTCTGCTGACCACCGAGAAGCACTACAACTGGTTCGATCCCGGCTCGTTCTGGAGTGGTGACGAGTTGCCGCTGACCGCCGGCTACGGATTGGGCGATGAGATCTCCGTGATCGTCGACTGA
- a CDS encoding aminotransferase produces the protein MSAETATVGFNFLREPELPAPQVGESQARDILAAHFGLDASVKSLGSQQDKNFLVGDGDAATGVLKIANPAFNEVELAAQELAADRIAAAEPGLRVAQSLPNQRGQKLTAVTGLGSKRADGTAYVRLLRHIPGGTLIESGYLPPATVAELGALAGRVSRALAGFSHPGLDRVLQWDLRFGAEVVRRLVSHVDDGAARSRLQAAADQAWARIEPLADSLPRQAVHMDLTDANVVVSHAIGGVVHPDGIIDLGDLSDSWAVSELAITLSSVLQHPGSDPTSVLPGIRAFHAIRPLSVAEAEALWPLLVLRTAVLIVSGAHQAGFDPDNDYITEQSDGEWLMFERATSLPIDVMTALIKADLGLAPPPSPVQVARPMIAAPQSVTTLDLSATADDLDDAFIAGGWVRPDVEDELARAAIDDGARLVVTTFGQPRVSRAPALSQEEPAVVPTGVSIWPADRLALAAPFDGEVIDRSPDSVTLRGAEYELTLTGISSASCAGDVLGMAEPGRWTHVALRPVGAPRAPELTTPGLAPGWLACVRDPRPLLGLAPLDSEPTDVDLMARRDRAFAPVQEHYYRRPPRIERGWRHFLMSTSGRCYLDMVNNVTVLGHAHPRVAAAAARQLRKLNTNSRFNYAAVVEFSERLAGLLPEPLDTVFLVNSGSEASDLALRLATAAAGRPDVVAMREAYHGWTYGTDAVSTSTADNPNALTTRPDWVHTVESPNSFRGKYRGSEVGRYAADAVAQIEGLIADGRAPAAFICETVYGNAGGMALPDGYLHQIYATVRNAGGYAVADEVQVGYGRLGEWFWGFQQQGVVPDIVSMAKSVGNGYPLGAVVTSREIAEAFRSQGYFFSSTGGSPLSCAIGMTVLDVLNDEALQTNAARVGAHLKSRLEELATHHSIIGTVHGVGLYLGVEMVRDPQTLEPATEETALICDRMLELGVIIQPTGDHQNILKTKPPLCIDVEAADFYADALDRVLTEGW, from the coding sequence GTGAGCGCCGAGACCGCCACTGTCGGCTTCAACTTTCTGCGCGAACCTGAGCTGCCCGCTCCTCAAGTCGGTGAATCGCAGGCTCGCGACATCCTGGCCGCCCATTTCGGCCTGGATGCGAGCGTGAAATCGCTGGGTAGCCAGCAGGATAAGAATTTCCTGGTCGGCGACGGCGACGCGGCCACCGGCGTGCTGAAGATCGCGAACCCGGCCTTCAACGAGGTCGAGCTGGCTGCCCAGGAGCTGGCCGCGGACCGGATTGCGGCGGCCGAACCGGGCTTGCGGGTGGCCCAGTCATTGCCCAACCAGCGCGGCCAGAAGCTCACTGCGGTAACCGGTCTGGGCTCGAAGCGGGCCGACGGCACCGCCTATGTACGGCTGCTGCGCCACATTCCCGGCGGAACCCTGATCGAATCCGGTTATCTGCCTCCGGCCACGGTCGCCGAACTGGGCGCCCTCGCCGGGCGGGTCAGCCGGGCATTGGCCGGTTTCAGCCATCCCGGCCTGGACCGTGTTCTGCAGTGGGACCTGCGCTTCGGGGCCGAGGTGGTACGCAGGCTGGTCTCCCATGTCGACGACGGCGCCGCGCGTTCCCGGCTGCAGGCTGCGGCCGATCAGGCGTGGGCACGCATAGAACCGCTGGCCGACAGCCTGCCCCGGCAGGCCGTGCACATGGACCTCACCGACGCCAATGTGGTGGTGTCCCACGCCATCGGCGGTGTTGTCCATCCCGACGGGATCATCGATCTCGGCGATCTGTCCGACAGCTGGGCCGTGAGCGAACTGGCCATCACCTTGTCCTCGGTCCTGCAACACCCGGGCAGCGATCCGACGTCCGTGCTACCCGGGATCCGGGCCTTCCACGCCATCCGGCCGCTGAGCGTCGCCGAGGCAGAAGCGTTGTGGCCGTTGCTCGTTCTGCGCACCGCGGTATTGATCGTCAGCGGTGCCCATCAGGCCGGTTTCGATCCGGACAACGACTACATCACCGAGCAGTCCGACGGCGAGTGGCTGATGTTCGAGCGCGCCACCTCGCTGCCGATCGACGTGATGACCGCGCTGATCAAGGCCGACCTGGGCCTGGCGCCACCACCCTCGCCCGTGCAGGTCGCCCGCCCGATGATTGCCGCACCGCAATCGGTGACGACGCTGGATCTGTCCGCGACGGCCGACGATCTGGACGACGCGTTCATCGCCGGCGGCTGGGTACGGCCCGACGTCGAGGACGAATTGGCCAGGGCCGCAATCGATGACGGTGCCCGTTTGGTTGTGACCACGTTCGGCCAACCGCGGGTCTCGCGGGCCCCGGCGTTGAGCCAGGAAGAGCCCGCGGTGGTGCCCACCGGGGTGAGCATCTGGCCGGCAGATCGGCTGGCGCTGGCCGCGCCGTTCGACGGTGAGGTCATCGACCGTTCGCCGGATTCGGTGACGCTCCGCGGCGCTGAGTACGAGCTGACACTCACCGGCATCAGTTCCGCCTCCTGCGCGGGCGATGTTCTGGGCATGGCCGAGCCTGGCCGGTGGACGCACGTGGCGCTGCGTCCGGTCGGTGCGCCCCGCGCCCCTGAGCTCACCACCCCGGGCCTCGCGCCGGGTTGGCTGGCGTGCGTGCGTGATCCGCGGCCGCTGCTGGGGCTGGCGCCGCTCGATTCAGAGCCGACCGACGTCGACCTGATGGCCCGGCGGGACAGGGCGTTCGCGCCTGTCCAGGAGCACTACTACCGCCGGCCGCCGCGTATCGAACGAGGCTGGCGGCATTTCCTGATGTCCACCAGCGGGCGTTGCTATCTGGACATGGTCAACAACGTCACGGTGCTGGGCCATGCGCACCCGCGGGTCGCGGCAGCCGCGGCCCGGCAGCTGCGCAAGCTGAACACCAACTCGCGGTTCAACTACGCTGCCGTCGTCGAGTTCAGTGAACGCCTTGCCGGGCTGCTACCGGAACCACTGGACACGGTGTTTCTGGTCAACTCCGGTTCCGAGGCCAGCGATCTGGCATTGCGGTTGGCCACCGCTGCGGCCGGCCGCCCCGATGTCGTGGCGATGCGCGAGGCGTATCACGGCTGGACGTACGGCACCGACGCCGTGTCGACCTCCACCGCGGACAACCCCAATGCGCTTACCACCCGGCCGGATTGGGTGCACACCGTCGAATCGCCCAACAGCTTCCGCGGAAAGTACCGCGGCAGCGAGGTGGGTCGCTACGCCGCCGATGCGGTGGCCCAGATCGAGGGATTGATCGCGGACGGGCGAGCGCCGGCGGCGTTCATCTGCGAGACGGTCTACGGCAATGCCGGCGGCATGGCCCTGCCCGACGGATACCTGCACCAGATCTATGCGACCGTCCGCAATGCGGGAGGCTATGCCGTCGCCGACGAGGTGCAGGTGGGATACGGCCGTCTGGGCGAATGGTTTTGGGGCTTCCAGCAGCAGGGCGTCGTCCCCGACATCGTGTCGATGGCGAAGTCGGTCGGCAACGGCTACCCGCTCGGCGCGGTGGTCACCAGCCGCGAGATCGCTGAAGCGTTCCGCAGCCAGGGCTACTTCTTCTCCTCCACCGGCGGCAGCCCGTTGTCGTGCGCGATCGGAATGACCGTGCTCGACGTGCTGAACGACGAAGCGCTGCAAACCAACGCGGCCCGCGTGGGCGCGCATCTGAAGTCGCGACTCGAAGAGCTGGCGACGCACCATTCGATCATCGGCACCGTCCACGGTGTCGGCCTGTACCTGGGTGTCGAGATGGTCCGTGACCCTCAGACCCTGGAGCCGGCCACCGAGGAGACGGCACTGATCTGCGATCGGATGCTCGAGCTCGGCGTGATCATCCAGCCGACCGGCGACCACCAGAACATCCTGAAAACCAAGCCGCCGTTGTGCATTGACGTCGAAGCAGCCGATTTCTACGCCGACGCACTGGACCGGGTGCTGACCGAAGGCTGGTGA
- a CDS encoding nuclear transport factor 2 family protein — MADDNLRAALEAHWASSDMNDFDAEHQIYRTDAVLEYPQSGERIRGRDSIQASREAQPNAKRFTVRRILGGGDLWISELVLTYDGQPSYVVSIMEFVDGEVVRETQYFGDPFSPGPSRAQWVESME; from the coding sequence ATGGCTGACGACAACCTGCGGGCTGCTCTTGAGGCACATTGGGCGTCATCCGACATGAACGACTTCGACGCCGAACATCAGATCTACCGCACCGACGCGGTCCTCGAATATCCCCAGTCAGGTGAGCGGATCCGCGGGCGGGACAGTATTCAGGCTTCGCGCGAAGCCCAGCCGAACGCCAAACGCTTCACGGTCCGCCGCATCCTCGGTGGCGGGGATCTCTGGATCAGCGAGCTCGTGCTGACCTACGACGGACAACCGTCCTATGTCGTGAGCATCATGGAATTCGTGGACGGCGAAGTCGTCCGCGAGACCCAGTACTTCGGGGATCCGTTCAGCCCCGGGCCATCCCGCGCTCAGTGGGTCGAATCGATGGAGTGA
- a CDS encoding DUF1801 domain-containing protein — MSGDWRVDRVDEIRSLIKQAEPDVVEEIKWRKPSNPDGVPAFSLDGLICTLEMYKGKVKVNFAKGSSVKDPDHLFNASLEAPVGRSIDLREDDELDVDAFKALIQEAVRVNRK, encoded by the coding sequence GTGAGTGGGGATTGGCGCGTCGATCGGGTCGATGAGATCCGGTCGTTGATCAAACAGGCCGAACCTGACGTCGTCGAGGAGATCAAGTGGCGCAAGCCATCGAATCCTGACGGCGTGCCGGCGTTCTCGCTGGATGGCCTGATCTGCACGCTGGAGATGTACAAGGGCAAGGTCAAGGTGAATTTCGCCAAAGGCTCGTCGGTGAAAGACCCGGACCATTTGTTCAACGCCAGCCTCGAAGCGCCAGTGGGGCGTTCCATTGACCTGCGCGAAGACGACGAACTGGATGTGGACGCGTTCAAAGCGCTGATTCAAGAGGCGGTCAGGGTCAACCGCAAGTAG
- a CDS encoding DUF1801 domain-containing protein, with protein MTVVAKDDKNLKQVLDKIEGMDEPARAVMRRMHDVIIAAAPELKPRIWYGMPGYAKSASSPVLVFFRNDERMSLGVSEKATLKPSGGKDGLLIPAAWYLDGLDDATERRVAEIVRAAIE; from the coding sequence ATGACAGTGGTTGCCAAGGACGACAAGAACCTCAAGCAGGTCCTCGACAAGATCGAGGGAATGGATGAGCCTGCGCGGGCTGTGATGCGACGCATGCACGACGTGATCATCGCTGCTGCGCCGGAACTCAAGCCGCGCATCTGGTACGGCATGCCGGGCTATGCGAAGTCCGCGAGCAGTCCTGTCCTGGTCTTCTTCCGGAACGACGAGCGGATGAGCCTCGGGGTGAGCGAGAAGGCCACGCTGAAGCCATCCGGGGGCAAGGATGGCCTCTTGATTCCGGCGGCCTGGTACTTGGATGGCCTCGACGACGCCACCGAGCGGCGTGTTGCCGAGATCGTCCGCGCCGCCATCGAATAG
- a CDS encoding class I SAM-dependent methyltransferase, with translation MGFVVPPDAYTRFMGRYAEPLAELFAAFSGVGAGDKVLDVGCGPGALTAQLLSLGAQVAAIDPSPPFVDAIRARFPDIDARRGAAEELPYETAAFDAALAQLVVHFMADPVVGIRQMARVTRRDGVIAACVWDGPTGALAPFWEAVHLIDPDAEDEALLSGARGGHLSEIFEAAGLRDVDERALAVDVVHPTFEEWWEPYTFGVGPAGDYVHGLDDDRRAHLESVAREHLGNGPFTVRATAWAARGMA, from the coding sequence GTGGGTTTTGTTGTCCCGCCGGACGCCTATACACGCTTCATGGGCCGGTACGCCGAGCCTCTTGCGGAGTTGTTCGCGGCGTTTTCCGGCGTCGGCGCGGGCGACAAGGTGCTCGACGTGGGATGCGGACCGGGGGCGCTGACAGCGCAGCTGCTGTCGCTCGGAGCCCAGGTGGCAGCGATCGACCCGTCACCGCCGTTCGTCGACGCGATCCGCGCGCGATTTCCCGATATCGATGCGCGACGGGGCGCTGCCGAGGAATTGCCCTATGAAACAGCAGCTTTCGATGCTGCCCTGGCGCAATTGGTCGTGCACTTCATGGCGGATCCGGTGGTCGGCATCCGGCAGATGGCGCGCGTGACGCGGCGCGACGGCGTCATCGCAGCGTGTGTGTGGGACGGTCCGACCGGCGCGCTGGCACCGTTCTGGGAGGCCGTTCACCTCATCGACCCTGACGCCGAGGACGAGGCGCTGCTCTCCGGGGCGCGCGGCGGGCACCTCAGCGAGATATTCGAAGCAGCCGGTCTGCGCGATGTGGACGAGCGTGCTCTTGCGGTCGATGTCGTGCATCCCACGTTCGAGGAGTGGTGGGAGCCATACACATTCGGTGTCGGTCCCGCCGGTGACTATGTCCACGGCCTCGACGACGACCGTCGTGCACATCTCGAATCCGTGGCTCGCGAGCACCTGGGCAACGGACCCTTCACGGTGAGGGCCACCGCGTGGGCCGCGCGAGGGATGGCCTGA
- a CDS encoding aldehyde dehydrogenase family protein yields MTETTSRNGDDALVASDDEPTEADITRITKTLRATFRSGRTRSAQWRADQLSRLAQMMTDNEAAIIDALSADLGRAPFESWLTDIAGTVAEARYAAKHVRRWMRRDRRMLELPQLPGRGWVEYEPYGTVLIIGTWNLPFLLTLGPAIGAIAAGNTVLVKPSEFAPQTSRLLTELVPRYLDHDAVAVVEGGRSTSELLLEQAFDRILFTGGAQTGRKVLAAAARHLTPVTLELGGKSPVILAEDCDVDAAAARVAWTKLINSGQVCVAPDYVLAHRGVAERFVDGVCDAWVRYREKQPKGMRILNIDHVERLGEYLIETRGDIIFGGGIDRASLSVEPTVVLNPDPSEPLMTEEIFGPILPVLTVDSLDDAIDFVNDRPKPLAAYLFIRSRGVRDRVVTEVSAGGMLINHVAFQASTTRLPFGGVGNSGMGAYHGRWGFQEFSHAKTVLTKPTRPDLSKMLYPPYSDRAWKLARKLF; encoded by the coding sequence ATGACCGAAACAACATCCAGGAACGGCGACGACGCGCTCGTAGCGTCCGACGACGAACCGACCGAGGCCGACATCACCCGGATCACCAAGACCCTGCGGGCGACCTTTCGTAGCGGCCGGACGCGATCAGCACAGTGGCGAGCGGATCAGCTGAGCCGGCTGGCGCAGATGATGACCGATAACGAGGCGGCGATCATCGATGCGCTGTCGGCAGATCTCGGTCGCGCGCCCTTCGAATCCTGGCTGACCGATATCGCCGGCACCGTGGCCGAAGCACGTTACGCCGCAAAGCATGTCAGGCGCTGGATGCGTCGCGACCGACGAATGCTCGAATTACCCCAGTTGCCCGGACGCGGTTGGGTCGAGTACGAGCCCTACGGGACCGTCCTGATCATCGGAACCTGGAACCTCCCGTTCCTGCTCACGTTGGGGCCTGCCATCGGCGCCATCGCGGCCGGAAACACCGTCTTGGTCAAGCCTTCCGAATTCGCCCCGCAGACATCACGGCTGTTGACGGAGCTGGTTCCGCGCTACCTCGACCACGATGCGGTGGCCGTGGTCGAAGGAGGGCGCTCCACCAGCGAACTGCTGCTCGAGCAGGCGTTCGATCGGATCTTGTTTACCGGCGGAGCCCAAACCGGCCGGAAGGTCCTGGCGGCGGCAGCACGGCATCTGACACCCGTCACCCTTGAGCTGGGCGGGAAGAGCCCGGTGATCCTTGCCGAGGACTGCGATGTCGACGCCGCGGCTGCCAGGGTCGCGTGGACGAAGCTCATCAATTCGGGGCAGGTCTGCGTCGCTCCCGATTACGTGCTCGCACACCGCGGCGTCGCTGAGCGCTTCGTCGACGGGGTGTGCGATGCGTGGGTGCGGTACCGGGAGAAGCAGCCAAAAGGCATGCGGATTCTCAACATCGACCACGTTGAGCGCCTGGGTGAGTACCTGATCGAAACCCGTGGAGACATCATCTTCGGAGGCGGCATCGACCGGGCGTCGCTATCCGTAGAGCCGACGGTGGTGCTCAACCCAGACCCGTCCGAACCGCTGATGACCGAGGAGATCTTCGGGCCGATCCTTCCGGTGCTCACCGTCGATTCCCTGGATGACGCAATAGATTTCGTGAACGACAGACCCAAACCGCTTGCCGCCTATCTGTTCATCCGATCCCGCGGAGTGCGCGACCGCGTCGTCACCGAGGTGTCGGCCGGCGGAATGCTGATCAACCATGTGGCCTTCCAAGCCTCCACCACGCGACTGCCGTTCGGCGGGGTGGGCAACTCCGGCATGGGTGCCTACCACGGGCGTTGGGGCTTCCAGGAATTCAGCCACGCCAAGACGGTGCTCACCAAACCAACCCGGCCCGATCTGTCCAAGATGTTGTACCCGCCCTACAGCGACCGGGCCTGGAAGCTGGCGCGCAAGCTGTTCTGA
- a CDS encoding VOC family protein, which produces MVNRWSGVTIDCADPIRMSAFWAALLGIPASGEHGDDPNWATVGSRSGPFPRLTFQRVPEPKATKVRIHLDVQVDDVAAGREQVEALGGRWAGIRNDYDEGVVLVMLDPEGHEFCLVQYFEDRAATCG; this is translated from the coding sequence ATGGTCAACCGCTGGTCTGGAGTGACGATCGATTGCGCCGATCCCATTCGGATGTCGGCTTTCTGGGCCGCGCTGCTCGGTATTCCAGCGTCGGGCGAGCATGGGGATGATCCGAACTGGGCGACGGTGGGCTCGCGGTCGGGACCGTTTCCCCGACTCACGTTCCAGCGCGTACCCGAACCGAAGGCCACAAAGGTGCGCATCCACCTCGACGTGCAGGTAGACGACGTCGCCGCTGGCCGCGAGCAGGTCGAGGCCCTCGGCGGACGGTGGGCGGGCATCCGCAACGACTACGACGAGGGCGTGGTCCTCGTCATGCTCGATCCTGAAGGGCACGAATTCTGCTTGGTCCAGTACTTCGAGGACCGCGCAGCTACTTGCGGTTGA